The following coding sequences are from one Nicotiana tomentosiformis chromosome 3, ASM39032v3, whole genome shotgun sequence window:
- the LOC138908317 gene encoding endochitinase 2-like, whose protein sequence is MNDFASQSHVEISRQEKLQENTTNEGDKRQSPTTPHDAYGVPSISTCLTPVETQLDKRNYPYIAEGRPQVQFQTSVDIIDARPLAKNLSVSLTAHGIPCVSLVETISINKEKELVTTPTTQMQPITTTTNLASSGNISTAHVSNTTTTDLPRNVNVQTNPQLNQIPMQANFPKISTNFDKAPTFQNKNTTKTKNHHTNTQMLTPKQTTQHTKNHSQTISTSAANTHPNILTSFHIPKHTYSLQLFPNVHQSTQFYSTKLATTLNQTEATAQPPKPTSYPAPSPPTIIHSLVTKLRARHAAEIAPIEFTPPKITTK, encoded by the coding sequence ATGAATGATTTTGCTTCACAAAGTCATGTTGAGATTAGTCGTCAAGAGAAGTTACAAGAAAATACAACAAATGAGGGTGATAAAAGGCAATCACCTACAACACCACATGACGCCTATGGAGTTCCTAGTATTTCAACTTGCCTAACCCCAGTTGAAACTCAATTGGACAAAAGAAATTATCCATATATTGCTGAAGGTCGCCCGCAAGTCCAGTTTCAAACTTCAGTTGATATCATTGATGCTCGACCACTGGCGAAAAATTTGAGTGTTTCACTGACTGCCCATGGAATTCCCTGTGTTTCACTTGTCGAGACAATCTCTATTAATAAGGAAAAGGAACTCGTAACAACTCCTACTACTCAAATGCAGCCAATCACTACAACAACAAATTTGGCATCTTCAGGTAATATTTCTACAGCACATGTGTCTAATACAACAACTACTGATTTACCTAGGAATGTCAATGTTCAAACTAACCCCCAACTCAATCAAATACCAATGCAAGCAAATTTTCCTAAGATCTCCACCAACTTTGACAAAGCACCTACTTTCCAGAACAAAAATACAACTAAGACTAAGAACCATCACACTAACACTCAGATGTTAACACCAAAACAAACTACACAACATACCAAAAACCATAGTCAAACAATCAGTACATCTGCTGCAAACACACATCCAAACATCTTAACCAGTTTTCATATACCAAAGCACACATACTCCTTACAACTATTTCCAAATGTCCACCAAAGTACCCAGTTTTACTCAACAAAATTAGCAACCACACTAAACCAAACAGAAGCCACTGCCCAGCCACCTAAACCAACTAGCTATCCTGCCCCATCACCTCCTACCATAATTCATTCACTTGTTACAAAATTAAGAGCAAGACATGCAGCAGAAATAGCCCCAATAGAGTTCACACCCCCAAAAATAACTACCAAATAG